GCTTTATAAAGGTGTGATGAATGATGAGTCTACGGGAGTATTTAATGGAAAGGTATTCGTTCATCGTGAAGCCCAAAAGACCAATGCATTCCAGTCAAATAAAAATATCCTTTTGACAGATGATGCGACCATTAACTCTAAGCCTGAATTGGAAATCTATGCCGATGATGTGAAATGTTCTCATGGTTCAACTACTGGTCAGTTTGATGATGAGGCACTGTTTTATTTGAGAGCTAGAGGAATAATGGAGGATACAGCGCGAAAAATGTTACTTGAAGCTTTTGCAGATGATGTACTTGCAAACATTAAAATAGCTCCATTAAAAGAGATGATTGAAGACCGCTTAAATGCATCATTCAAATAAATCGTAATATTTTTTGTTTTTCTTTTGAGTCTCAATTCTCGATATACTGCGGGTTTTCGACTCTATCACAGCATTTTAGTCCCATTTTGTTTGTGAAAAAGCGATCCAAAACGAGAACATTCTCGTTCAGACGATTAACTTAGTAACTTAATCAATATAAATACAATGAGTAAAGGCACAGTAAAATTCTTCAACGGATCAAAAGGATTCGGATTTATAACTGAAGATGGATCAGACAAAGAATATTTTGTACACGTAACCGGCTTAATTGACGAAATCGATGAAGGCGATGCAGTAGAATTTGACCTTAAAGAAGGTAAAAAAGGTTTAAATGCCGTTAACGTTAAGAAAGTTTAGTGATAGCATTACAAATTTTAAAGCTCATTCAGATACTGAATGGGCTTTTTTTATGCAACAAAAAGCCCTGTAAACAAAGTTCACAGGGCTTTCAATACTTTAGCGACTTCTAGTGGTGATGTCCACCTTCACCATGAACATGGCCATGTTCTTTTTCCTCATCAGAAGCTTCTCGAATAGAAACAATCTTCACGTCGAAATTTAAATCCATTCCAGCTAAAGGATGATTACCATCAACTAAAATTTTATTACCTACTACTTTCTTGATTACAATGTTTTGAATGGATCCATCAGGACCTTGTGATTCAAAACCCATTCCTTCTTCGATCTTATCCACACCCTGAAAAGACTCTTTAGTAACGGTTTGAATTAAATCTGGATTTACATCACCATATCCATCCACAGGTGCAATCTGTACTTTAACATCTTCTCCTTCTGCTTTTCCTACTAAAGCATTCTCCAATCCTGGAATAAGGTTTTTCGCACCATGTAAATAAGCTAAAGGTTCTTTGCCTTCAGAGTTATCTATTACATTTCCATCGTTGTCTGTTAACTTATAATGCATGTTAACTACTAAGTTATCACCTACCAATAATGACATATTTTTTATTTTTTGTTTTTACTAAGTCCCGACCTATCCATAATCGGGCAGCAAAGATATGATTTTATCCTTTTCAAAGCACATAATTAACGACGGTACAGTGTGGTATCAACCCTTTTGAAAGCTTATACTATTAATATTCTCTTAACATAGGTATGGCCGCAATAGAATAATTTTGTCATCAAATACTAAACGAAGAAGAATGAAAAGATGGATTGTCGGAATAGCCTTATTTATGTTGAGTTCAACAGCGTTTTCTCAAACGATGGTGGACAGTAAATTCGGAAAGGGAATTAGGATCATGGCCAAAGATTCTTCTTTCACCATGAAATTCTCTACACGTATCCAAAGTTTATTTGAGGGAACTACAAACATTAGCGACGATGGTACTATTGGTGCTTCTTCATCTAAATTTCTTGTAAGACGAGCTCGCTTAAAATTTGGTGGCTACGTGTACAATCCGAAAGTTCAATATAAGATAGAACTTGGTATTTCTAACCGCGACCATGGAAGCCCTATACCAGAAACTAAAAACTCAGCTCGAATAATCCTCGATGCTGTGGTAAAATGGGAATTTGCCAAAAATACTTACTTATGGGTTGGCCAAACAAAACTTCCTGGTAATAGAGAACGGGTAATTTCATCTCAAAAATTACAATTTGTGGACCGATCTCTACTTAATTCTTATTACAACCTG
This region of Flavobacteriales bacterium genomic DNA includes:
- a CDS encoding cold shock domain-containing protein: MSKGTVKFFNGSKGFGFITEDGSDKEYFVHVTGLIDEIDEGDAVEFDLKEGKKGLNAVNVKKV
- a CDS encoding peptidylprolyl isomerase, producing MSLLVGDNLVVNMHYKLTDNDGNVIDNSEGKEPLAYLHGAKNLIPGLENALVGKAEGEDVKVQIAPVDGYGDVNPDLIQTVTKESFQGVDKIEEGMGFESQGPDGSIQNIVIKKVVGNKILVDGNHPLAGMDLNFDVKIVSIREASDEEKEHGHVHGEGGHHH